A window from Candidatus Bathyarchaeota archaeon encodes these proteins:
- a CDS encoding NUDIX hydrolase, protein MSCREALGGREYPARPMVGVGALIMEDNRILLVKRRFEPGRGLWSIPGGLVELGEPVEEAVKREVREETGIEVELDGLLDVVDNIIFDEDGRVRFHYVLIDYLAHPVGGALSRSSREVVDLRWIEVNRVSRYRVTKTLKRLIDKINQRNGASHLSRTSHRDGAARMSYRDRAASS, encoded by the coding sequence TTGTCCTGTAGGGAAGCTTTAGGTGGTAGGGAGTATCCGGCTAGGCCGATGGTCGGGGTGGGCGCGCTCATCATGGAGGATAACCGTATACTCCTGGTTAAGAGGCGGTTCGAGCCTGGGAGGGGGTTATGGTCCATACCCGGCGGGCTCGTCGAGTTAGGCGAGCCAGTGGAGGAGGCCGTCAAGAGGGAGGTTAGGGAGGAGACGGGCATCGAAGTCGAGCTGGACGGCTTACTCGACGTGGTGGACAACATAATCTTCGATGAAGACGGGAGGGTGAGGTTCCATTACGTGCTGATAGATTATCTAGCCCATCCAGTAGGCGGAGCATTGAGCCGTTCATCCAGGGAGGTCGTAGATCTGCGCTGGATAGAGGTAAACCGGGTGAGTAGATACAGGGTCACCAAGACTCTGAAGCGGCTCATCGATAAGATAAACCAGAGAAATGGGGCATCTCATCTCTCACGTACATCCCATAGGGATGGGGCTGCACGGATGAGTTATAGGGATCGCGCCGCATCATCATAG
- a CDS encoding acetate--CoA ligase family protein has translation MSLKTVIDAARREGRRWLDTLESLTLVEAYGIPVAPYGSASNLDELLDSARRLGYPIVVKPVIPSMLHKTELGAVKLNLKSDEEAETAFRDLRESLEAKRVFFERVLVQRMLSPGLEVAVGGLYDDQFAQVVMLGLGGIFIEVYRDVVFRVAPISEAEAYEMIRELKGYPIIKGYRGTGPYDEEALADILTKVSDLLMENPEIRELDLNPVILYVRGCYAADSRILLR, from the coding sequence TTGAGCCTTAAGACGGTGATAGATGCTGCTAGGAGGGAGGGTAGGCGGTGGCTGGACACCCTCGAGAGCCTAACCCTCGTGGAGGCCTACGGGATACCCGTGGCCCCCTACGGTTCAGCCTCAAACCTTGATGAGCTCCTCGACTCGGCCAGGAGGCTGGGCTACCCCATCGTAGTTAAGCCTGTGATCCCCTCTATGCTCCATAAAACCGAGCTTGGAGCCGTCAAGCTTAACCTTAAATCGGATGAGGAGGCTGAAACGGCTTTCAGGGATCTCCGAGAAAGCCTGGAGGCGAAGAGGGTCTTCTTTGAAAGGGTATTAGTGCAGAGGATGCTTAGCCCCGGCCTCGAGGTCGCCGTCGGAGGCCTCTACGATGACCAGTTCGCCCAAGTGGTGATGCTGGGCCTCGGAGGCATCTTCATAGAAGTATACAGGGATGTCGTCTTCAGGGTGGCGCCGATATCCGAGGCAGAGGCATACGAAATGATACGGGAATTGAAGGGCTACCCCATCATAAAGGGTTATCGGGGAACTGGACCCTACGATGAAGAGGCCCTAGCCGACATCCTAACTAAGGTATCGGACCTGCTTATGGAGAACCCTGAGATAAGAGAGTTGGATTTGAACCCTGTCATCCTATACGTTAGAGGCTGCTACGCAGCCGACTCGAGGATACTCCTCAGATAA
- a CDS encoding CoA-binding protein gives MSSDGLRYLLEPRSVAIVGASSEIQKVGGAISRNALSGSYRGRIYLVNPRRKFILGHRVYPDLASVPGDLDLVEIVVPAEAVPEVMIQAGEKGVKAAIIVSAGFAETGNIELQNKVRSIAESMGIRVLGPNCFGVINTAIDLDLTFSFTRALRGNIAFISQSGAMCCGTLDYAYSQGIGFSKFVNLGNKCDVDEADVLDYLASDPQTKAVALYIEGVGDGRRFMEAAKGASKLKPLIAMKAGLTEAGARAALSHTASLAGRREIIEAAFRQSGVVKVDDVEDLIGGAVALAGQPTPKGARIGIVTNAGGLGVTVADWCQILGLEVPALSEDVRRRIGGVLPRFASSGNPVDMTGDAGYNQYRAVSEILLESGEIDLLIAVFTSQGLVTSDGPAHGIVEAASNKGKPVLALLMGGRSVEQGRRILTQGGIPVYGFPEKTAKAASAMVQRMMLNS, from the coding sequence ATGTCGTCGGATGGTTTGAGGTATCTGCTTGAGCCGAGGTCCGTGGCGATAGTAGGGGCGTCCAGCGAGATCCAGAAGGTTGGAGGGGCTATCTCGAGGAACGCCTTAAGCGGCTCCTATAGGGGCCGGATATACCTTGTGAATCCGCGGCGTAAATTCATTCTAGGCCATAGGGTCTACCCTGATTTGGCTTCGGTCCCCGGAGACTTGGACCTGGTCGAGATAGTTGTGCCCGCCGAGGCTGTCCCTGAAGTTATGATTCAAGCCGGTGAGAAGGGCGTTAAGGCGGCCATCATAGTGTCCGCGGGCTTCGCCGAGACGGGCAACATAGAACTGCAAAATAAGGTGAGGAGCATAGCTGAGAGTATGGGGATCCGCGTCTTGGGACCCAACTGCTTCGGAGTAATCAACACCGCGATCGACCTGGATTTAACCTTCTCCTTCACCAGGGCTTTGAGGGGAAACATCGCCTTCATATCTCAGAGCGGCGCCATGTGCTGTGGAACCCTGGACTACGCGTATAGCCAGGGGATAGGCTTCTCCAAATTCGTGAACCTAGGGAATAAATGCGATGTGGATGAGGCTGACGTCCTGGATTACTTGGCCTCCGATCCCCAAACGAAGGCTGTAGCCCTATACATCGAGGGCGTAGGGGATGGGCGAAGGTTCATGGAGGCCGCTAAGGGGGCCTCCAAGCTCAAGCCTCTAATAGCCATGAAGGCGGGGTTGACCGAGGCGGGGGCGAGAGCCGCCCTATCCCATACGGCGTCCCTGGCGGGTAGGAGGGAGATAATAGAGGCGGCCTTCAGGCAATCCGGCGTGGTGAAGGTGGACGACGTGGAGGATCTGATCGGCGGGGCTGTAGCGTTGGCGGGGCAGCCTACCCCTAAGGGAGCCAGGATAGGCATCGTCACAAATGCGGGAGGCCTCGGCGTGACGGTGGCTGACTGGTGTCAGATCCTAGGTTTAGAGGTCCCAGCCCTATCCGAGGATGTGAGGCGCAGGATAGGAGGGGTGCTCCCTAGATTCGCCTCGTCGGGGAACCCCGTGGACATGACCGGGGACGCCGGATACAACCAGTATAGGGCGGTGTCAGAGATACTCCTCGAATCCGGAGAGATAGACCTGTTAATAGCCGTGTTCACGTCTCAGGGTCTAGTGACCTCGGATGGCCCCGCCCATGGGATAGTGGAGGCCGCCTCAAATAAGGGGAAGCCCGTATTAGCCCTCCTCATGGGGGGGAGATCCGTGGAGCAGGGCAGAAGGATCCTGACGCAGGGGGGAATCCCGGTATACGGTTTCCCCGAGAAGACGGCTAAGGCGGCCTCGGCGATGGTCCAGAGGATGATGTTAAACTCCTGA
- a CDS encoding Lrp/AsnC ligand binding domain-containing protein, which translates to MFITFVNIEAARERETYLSIAKGEVSKLENVKGVYLTFGESDVVVVHEAENLAGGVLTAVKIRNIPGVTKTKTIVCLKIEDVFG; encoded by the coding sequence ATGTTTATAACTTTTGTTAATATAGAGGCTGCCAGGGAGCGGGAGACCTACCTTTCCATAGCGAAGGGGGAGGTTTCTAAGCTTGAGAACGTTAAAGGTGTATACTTAACCTTCGGCGAGAGCGACGTGGTTGTAGTCCATGAAGCTGAGAACCTTGCAGGCGGGGTCCTAACAGCTGTGAAGATCAGGAATATACCGGGGGTAACCAAGACGAAGACGATAGTATGCCTGAAAATAGAGGATGTATTCGGATAG
- a CDS encoding MFS transporter has protein sequence MSFSGVKRVVLYLSALGSFLTPFMGSSVNVALPAIGDEFLMDAVSLSWVATSYLLTAAMFLVPFGRVADIYGRKMVFTWGVVVYTVSSALSAASTSGWMLIAFRFMQGMGGAMIFGTAVAILASVYPVGERGKALGINVSAVYLGLSLGPFLGGFLTQRFGWRSIFLVNVPLGAVTLIFTLQGLKGEWAEAKGERLDVVGSAIFGSTLAFIMYGFSLLPAAAGVLLIITGLAGLLIFIIWESSTESPVLDINLFRSNATFTFSNLAALINYSATFAVSFLLSLYLQYIKGLTPETTGFILVSQPMVQAVLSPFAGKLSDHLEPRLVASTGMAMTVLGLILLTSISEETTVKYILACLTLLGISFALFSSPNTNAVMGSVEKKFYGVASAILGTMRLTGQMLSMGIAMLIFTLYIGRTQITPHEYPMFLTSAKTAFAVFAALCLGGVFASLARGKIRKQGSIITPVPC, from the coding sequence ATGAGTTTCAGCGGCGTTAAGAGGGTTGTACTGTATCTTTCAGCTTTAGGCTCATTTCTCACGCCCTTTATGGGTTCTTCCGTTAACGTGGCGCTTCCAGCCATCGGAGACGAGTTCTTGATGGACGCGGTTTCTTTAAGCTGGGTCGCCACCTCCTACTTGTTGACGGCTGCGATGTTTCTTGTCCCATTCGGAAGAGTGGCCGACATTTATGGGAGGAAGATGGTTTTCACCTGGGGAGTCGTCGTCTACACTGTTTCATCCGCCCTCTCAGCGGCTTCCACCTCAGGTTGGATGCTTATAGCGTTTCGTTTCATGCAGGGGATGGGTGGAGCTATGATTTTCGGCACCGCTGTGGCCATCCTCGCATCGGTTTACCCTGTCGGTGAAAGGGGTAAGGCCCTGGGGATCAACGTCTCCGCGGTCTACTTGGGGTTGTCCCTCGGCCCCTTCCTGGGCGGATTCCTCACCCAGCGCTTTGGATGGAGGAGCATCTTCCTCGTCAATGTCCCCCTGGGGGCGGTAACCCTCATCTTTACTTTACAGGGATTAAAAGGAGAATGGGCTGAGGCGAAAGGTGAGAGGCTTGATGTAGTCGGCTCCGCCATCTTCGGTTCAACCCTCGCATTCATAATGTATGGTTTCTCGCTGCTTCCCGCAGCGGCCGGCGTCTTGTTGATCATAACCGGCCTGGCGGGCCTGCTGATCTTTATCATCTGGGAGTCCTCCACGGAGTCCCCAGTTTTAGACATCAACCTATTTCGAAGCAACGCGACCTTCACCTTCTCCAACCTGGCGGCGTTGATTAACTACAGTGCAACGTTCGCCGTAAGCTTCCTGTTAAGCCTCTACCTTCAATACATTAAAGGGCTGACCCCTGAAACCACCGGCTTTATCCTAGTATCTCAACCCATGGTTCAAGCCGTCCTCTCACCCTTCGCCGGCAAACTCTCCGACCATTTGGAGCCGAGACTGGTGGCCTCCACGGGGATGGCGATGACGGTTTTAGGGCTCATCCTCCTCACATCCATAAGTGAGGAAACCACGGTGAAATACATCTTGGCCTGTTTAACCCTTCTAGGAATCAGCTTCGCGCTCTTCTCCTCCCCCAACACCAACGCTGTAATGGGCTCCGTTGAGAAAAAATTTTACGGCGTCGCCTCAGCGATCCTCGGCACAATGCGGCTTACGGGCCAAATGCTCAGCATGGGCATAGCCATGCTAATATTCACCCTTTACATTGGAAGAACGCAGATCACACCTCATGAATACCCGATGTTCTTAACCAGTGCGAAAACGGCCTTCGCCGTCTTCGCCGCCCTATGTCTCGGGGGAGTATTCGCCTCCCTAGCCAGGGGGAAAATAAGAAAACAAGGAAGCATCATAACTCCAGTCCCATGCTGA
- a CDS encoding threonylcarbamoyl-AMP synthase, whose amino-acid sequence MKARILKYSREAVREGGLIIRRGGLVAFPTETVYGLGASAFNPNAVARIFEVKRRPRFDPIIVHIANPGEIERVCLKVGRYAKMLIERFWPGPLTLVLPKSDAVPDIVTAGLETVAVRMPSHPVALELIREAGVPVAAPSANLFGRLSPTTAMHVKEQIGGEIDLIIDGGRSPIGVESTVLDLTGEPTVLRPGGLPVEEIEEVIGKVKISPVSRVPRSPGQLPRHYSPRTPVRILRGGETETLEGVKAGLLAFKQLKTRPPFKVIKILSPKGDLREAAANLFSLLHELDEAGLDVIYAEPVPEIGLGRAIMDRLRKAEGIEETP is encoded by the coding sequence ATGAAGGCGAGGATCCTCAAATACAGCAGGGAAGCCGTGAGGGAGGGAGGCCTAATCATAAGGAGGGGCGGGCTGGTAGCCTTCCCCACGGAGACCGTCTACGGCCTCGGGGCCTCCGCCTTCAACCCCAACGCGGTGGCTAGGATCTTCGAGGTTAAGCGGCGGCCCAGGTTCGACCCCATAATCGTCCACATAGCCAATCCCGGAGAGATTGAACGGGTATGCCTCAAAGTAGGTAGGTATGCAAAGATGCTTATAGAGAGGTTTTGGCCGGGGCCCCTCACCCTTGTACTGCCTAAATCCGACGCCGTACCCGACATAGTTACGGCAGGGCTTGAGACGGTGGCGGTGAGGATGCCCTCCCATCCGGTGGCTCTAGAGCTCATCAGGGAGGCAGGAGTCCCCGTGGCGGCGCCCAGCGCCAACCTCTTCGGCCGCCTAAGCCCTACCACCGCCATGCATGTGAAGGAGCAGATCGGAGGGGAGATAGACCTAATAATCGATGGAGGGAGGTCCCCCATAGGGGTGGAATCCACGGTGTTGGACCTCACGGGGGAGCCCACCGTGCTCAGGCCCGGCGGCCTGCCCGTAGAGGAGATAGAAGAGGTGATAGGCAAAGTTAAGATCTCCCCTGTGAGCAGGGTGCCCCGGTCCCCCGGCCAGCTCCCACGCCACTACTCTCCACGGACGCCCGTTAGGATCCTCAGGGGAGGAGAGACCGAGACACTGGAAGGCGTGAAGGCGGGCCTCCTAGCGTTCAAGCAGCTGAAGACCAGGCCTCCATTCAAAGTGATCAAGATCCTCTCGCCCAAGGGAGACCTGAGGGAGGCCGCCGCAAACCTGTTCTCCCTCCTCCACGAATTGGATGAGGCTGGCCTAGACGTGATCTACGCGGAGCCTGTTCCCGAGATAGGTCTTGGAAGGGCGATCATGGATAGACTCCGCAAAGCCGAAGGCATAGAAGAAACTCCATAG
- the purC gene encoding phosphoribosylaminoimidazolesuccinocarboxamide synthase, which translates to MGSVKDLTVLKEPMRDRAGIGQFIFSNRYSVFDWGEMPDHIVDKGRAICMAAAYFFERLEELKVKTHYIGLVEDGTVKRIGDLTGPTDTMEFKLFRVLRPRVSGGLYDYSIYKGEKSNFLIPLEVVYRNALPEGSSVFKRIRNGSLKLEDLGLDDVPMPGQVLEKPIIEVSTKLEASDRYISWEEAGEICGLSDDELEEIKGITLLVNRVITGEASRMGLVNEDGKVEFGFDEERSIVIVDAVGTLDECRFTFEGLPVSKELARMFYRKTEWYRRVEDAKGRDRVNWKTLVSAPPPMPAELVDLISSIYKAYANELTGKRWFDAPPLKETIHRVREFLG; encoded by the coding sequence ATGGGTAGCGTGAAGGATCTAACTGTTTTAAAGGAACCCATGCGCGATAGGGCGGGTATAGGCCAATTCATCTTCTCTAACCGCTACTCGGTGTTCGATTGGGGTGAGATGCCCGACCACATAGTTGACAAGGGTAGGGCTATCTGCATGGCCGCCGCATATTTCTTCGAGAGGCTTGAGGAGCTTAAAGTGAAGACGCATTACATAGGCCTGGTGGAGGATGGAACTGTTAAGAGGATAGGGGATTTAACTGGGCCTACGGACACCATGGAGTTCAAGCTCTTCAGGGTTTTAAGGCCTAGGGTTAGTGGAGGCCTCTACGATTACTCCATATACAAGGGGGAGAAGAGCAACTTCCTCATACCTTTGGAGGTGGTTTACAGGAACGCCTTACCCGAGGGTTCCTCGGTCTTTAAGCGGATCAGGAATGGATCATTGAAGTTGGAGGATCTCGGATTGGATGATGTGCCGATGCCAGGCCAGGTCCTGGAGAAGCCGATAATAGAGGTGTCCACGAAGCTTGAGGCCTCTGACAGGTATATAAGCTGGGAGGAGGCGGGGGAGATCTGCGGCCTAAGCGATGATGAGCTGGAGGAGATCAAGGGGATCACGCTCCTAGTGAACAGGGTGATAACCGGGGAGGCTTCCAGGATGGGGCTCGTAAACGAGGATGGGAAAGTGGAGTTCGGGTTCGACGAGGAGAGGAGCATCGTAATCGTAGACGCCGTGGGCACCCTGGATGAATGCAGGTTCACCTTTGAGGGGTTGCCGGTGAGCAAGGAGCTTGCGAGGATGTTCTATCGCAAAACCGAATGGTATAGGAGGGTTGAAGACGCTAAGGGGAGGGATAGAGTCAACTGGAAAACCCTGGTGTCGGCGCCGCCACCCATGCCCGCTGAGCTGGTGGACTTGATTTCATCCATCTACAAGGCCTATGCGAACGAGCTCACCGGTAAGAGATGGTTCGATGCGCCCCCCCTAAAGGAGACGATCCATAGGGTTAGGGAATTCCTGGGATGA
- a CDS encoding HEPN domain-containing protein encodes MRRTRDWLDQAEGDLKAARDLCDTGNYAWSCFASQQSAEKSLKAILESLVIPSIGHNLLSLASVVSEKIEVPDGIRSACRRLNRFYIPTRYPNAFPSGAPVHMYDREDAIQAIKDAEEVFNFAKKATGFA; translated from the coding sequence ATGAGAAGGACAAGGGATTGGCTCGACCAGGCTGAAGGCGATTTAAAGGCGGCGAGGGATCTATGCGATACTGGAAATTACGCCTGGAGCTGCTTCGCCTCACAGCAATCCGCGGAGAAGTCCTTGAAGGCGATACTTGAAAGCCTGGTCATCCCGAGCATAGGTCACAATCTTTTATCGTTGGCCTCTGTCGTCTCCGAGAAAATTGAAGTTCCAGATGGCATAAGGTCTGCGTGCAGGAGGCTTAATAGGTTTTACATCCCTACCAGGTATCCTAACGCTTTTCCGAGCGGGGCACCTGTGCACATGTATGATAGAGAGGACGCCATTCAAGCCATAAAGGATGCTGAAGAGGTGTTTAATTTTGCGAAGAAGGCTACAGGATTTGCCTAG
- a CDS encoding nucleotidyltransferase domain-containing protein: protein MSSEKRDKIKSIVLHGSMARGDYDYSSDVDLLIIVSEESKGISERIYEYSEYSDGWVEPLVYTGDEAMNMLNDFNPLILNALKDGVTLFDDGFWAGLKKKFEEMEYEGKLKRRGDSWIIKVVNQVE, encoded by the coding sequence TTGTCCTCGGAGAAGAGAGACAAGATAAAATCCATAGTTCTACATGGATCCATGGCGAGGGGAGACTACGATTATTCAAGCGATGTAGACTTGCTAATAATAGTATCTGAAGAGTCAAAGGGGATTAGTGAGAGAATTTATGAGTATTCTGAGTACTCCGATGGATGGGTTGAGCCCCTCGTCTATACGGGGGATGAAGCTATGAACATGCTTAACGATTTTAATCCGTTAATACTTAACGCCCTAAAGGATGGAGTAACTTTATTCGACGATGGATTCTGGGCTGGATTAAAGAAAAAATTCGAAGAAATGGAGTACGAAGGGAAGTTGAAGAGAAGAGGAGATTCATGGATAATAAAAGTCGTCAACCAGGTGGAATAA
- a CDS encoding winged helix-turn-helix transcriptional regulator has translation MEMVEESCDSLLVRALGSSPKLRILDYLLDYKLNDFTKKEIIEALGMSKFTFYKYFKDLEELGLVSATRKIGRATLYKVNLENPMVKMMIEYETRLSLQIAKKEAEKQAIMVGK, from the coding sequence ATGGAAATGGTTGAGGAAAGCTGTGATTCGCTCTTGGTTAGGGCTCTGGGCAGCTCGCCCAAGCTCAGGATCCTAGACTACCTACTGGACTATAAGCTGAACGATTTCACGAAGAAGGAGATAATCGAGGCTTTAGGGATGAGCAAGTTCACATTCTACAAGTACTTCAAGGATCTGGAGGAGCTGGGCTTGGTCTCCGCGACGAGGAAGATCGGGAGGGCAACCCTTTACAAGGTCAACTTGGAGAACCCGATGGTTAAGATGATGATCGAATATGAAACGAGGCTTTCCCTGCAGATAGCTAAAAAAGAAGCTGAAAAGCAGGCTATCATGGTAGGAAAGTAA
- a CDS encoding zinc ribbon domain-containing protein has translation MSGFDLRDLPHKLAIAALLSILFLDVSGMVQGGQVECSNLAFNPADMPSELRGYAENPISGVTLFLTSGNPEELPGKSPAFFRMLTASWKTNPQCSYYSGYDRGFRLKRVYSDGSSYIELARPHEFMVAALFMFPGEAEASSEYAQNSPNLSALKEQEIVGGQASGMIFTDERTENYGDESSTWLVTGSYPGENLNTRILCSMFRVESAVAFFYSTWYEGDYPTSFVDETGARIEVLDPVTPCRDAGLKAIRNWSSRLSRELKESPPTPPVEGGQPPMKISIVCDKEDKRYESGEMVLLTVKVESLIKGTYSYDEKTNTYRGGKYEVSKEISFVLTFTFPNGVGGSIAFGGGSERRIKTGSDGSYSFAPFAPYLTGTYTIKVSVNPKDYGFPAHPGITDTVTLTVYEPTTDPTLEQFARIIELFKKSDCIPSNREKVERGVADYYAKRGLEYSPPADMRYGGWNNFLFCRDVKSGDETVTASNGYNCPGTVAKTLKFLTKLRFGIGYSDAERRLLRGIDYGPIARGTSWTASKLGEEHRAVVLYDYWQGRDWASYDDNIVLDPWPKQRPEVFTLQDFRYFYYSKSRIPMDPYGDPEWMHDDPFWCAFPTVGGAVYWNLELRELGIKYTIPPETGTPSGRSHFPFPPPPPPPQVPVPSPASVTTLTGQTIFECPVTIDIYNDEGEHVGFVDGRIVSDIEGALLYVDQGLESDFFWYVALPEGKYYVKIEGIGDGDFHILTTKEGFVQCYDASIRRGEVASLELDSEKHGEPLIMPNGDEVMPKTIIIEVSEDGQGSVTRGRGPGEIMFIGAVILVTVFISILILRRKTGILHVPVFPGGKEAKPATSKVEGRVEAQYICPSCGASNARTNKYCVKCGKILPSHSYCEECGREIPADSTFCPYCGDKQGVN, from the coding sequence ATGTCAGGTTTCGATCTCAGAGATTTGCCTCACAAATTGGCTATCGCTGCTTTATTATCTATTCTATTCCTAGACGTGTCAGGCATGGTTCAGGGTGGCCAAGTTGAATGTTCGAATTTGGCCTTCAATCCTGCGGATATGCCTAGTGAACTTCGAGGATACGCTGAAAATCCAATTAGTGGAGTAACTCTTTTTCTGACCAGTGGGAATCCCGAAGAGCTTCCCGGCAAATCCCCTGCATTCTTTCGCATGCTTACTGCGAGTTGGAAGACGAATCCTCAATGCAGTTACTATTCAGGCTATGATCGCGGTTTCCGATTAAAAAGAGTCTACTCCGATGGAAGTTCATACATAGAGTTGGCTAGGCCACATGAGTTTATGGTTGCAGCATTATTCATGTTTCCCGGTGAAGCTGAGGCTTCTTCAGAGTATGCTCAGAACAGTCCAAATTTGAGCGCTCTGAAGGAACAGGAGATCGTCGGAGGACAGGCTAGTGGGATGATCTTTACGGACGAGAGGACTGAGAATTACGGCGATGAATCCTCCACATGGCTGGTAACAGGCTCTTATCCTGGCGAGAACCTGAATACGAGGATATTATGTTCAATGTTCAGGGTCGAATCTGCAGTTGCATTTTTCTACTCGACATGGTATGAGGGCGACTATCCAACTTCATTCGTCGATGAAACCGGAGCTAGAATCGAGGTCCTGGACCCGGTGACCCCATGCAGAGACGCGGGTTTGAAGGCGATCAGGAATTGGAGCAGCCGTTTATCGAGGGAGCTCAAAGAATCCCCGCCTACTCCTCCGGTGGAAGGGGGGCAGCCGCCGATGAAGATCTCGATAGTATGCGATAAGGAAGATAAAAGGTACGAGTCCGGTGAGATGGTCTTATTGACAGTGAAGGTGGAGAGCCTGATCAAGGGAACATACAGCTACGATGAGAAAACGAACACTTATAGAGGTGGAAAATACGAGGTCTCTAAAGAGATAAGTTTCGTATTAACATTCACATTTCCAAATGGAGTGGGTGGATCGATCGCCTTCGGCGGTGGAAGTGAACGGCGCATAAAAACAGGCTCCGACGGGTCATATTCTTTTGCGCCTTTTGCACCTTATCTTACGGGGACTTACACGATCAAGGTAAGTGTCAATCCTAAGGACTACGGGTTCCCAGCACATCCAGGAATTACGGATACAGTTACATTAACGGTTTACGAGCCGACGACCGATCCGACTCTAGAACAATTCGCCAGAATCATCGAGCTTTTCAAGAAGAGCGATTGTATACCGTCGAACAGGGAAAAAGTAGAGAGAGGAGTAGCTGACTATTATGCTAAACGAGGATTAGAATACAGCCCTCCAGCGGACATGCGATACGGAGGTTGGAATAACTTCCTTTTCTGTAGGGATGTTAAAAGCGGTGATGAAACGGTCACGGCCAGTAATGGATACAACTGCCCCGGAACTGTCGCCAAGACCCTGAAGTTTCTGACAAAGTTGAGGTTCGGCATCGGCTACAGCGATGCTGAGAGGAGGCTGCTCAGGGGAATAGACTATGGACCCATCGCCCGGGGCACGTCATGGACAGCTTCAAAGCTGGGTGAAGAACACCGCGCCGTGGTCTTATACGATTATTGGCAAGGGAGAGATTGGGCATCATACGATGATAACATAGTCTTGGATCCTTGGCCTAAACAGAGGCCTGAGGTTTTCACCCTACAGGATTTCCGCTACTTCTATTACTCAAAATCAAGAATCCCCATGGATCCTTATGGTGACCCAGAATGGATGCATGATGACCCATTCTGGTGTGCATTCCCTACGGTAGGCGGAGCAGTATATTGGAATCTTGAGCTGAGGGAATTAGGAATCAAATATACTATACCACCGGAGACGGGAACTCCAAGCGGCAGATCCCACTTCCCATTTCCACCTCCACCTCCTCCACCTCAAGTTCCAGTACCATCTCCAGCATCCGTAACGACTCTAACCGGTCAAACGATATTCGAATGCCCAGTCACCATCGATATTTACAACGATGAGGGTGAGCATGTTGGATTCGTGGATGGTAGAATCGTATCTGATATAGAGGGGGCCCTACTATACGTTGACCAGGGGTTGGAATCCGACTTCTTCTGGTACGTCGCTCTGCCAGAAGGGAAATACTATGTGAAAATTGAGGGGATCGGGGATGGCGACTTCCATATATTGACAACAAAGGAAGGATTCGTCCAGTGTTACGATGCTTCAATCAGGAGGGGTGAGGTGGCTTCACTTGAACTCGACTCTGAAAAACATGGTGAGCCATTAATAATGCCGAACGGCGATGAGGTGATGCCAAAGACAATCATCATAGAGGTTTCGGAGGATGGCCAAGGGAGCGTTACTCGAGGCAGAGGTCCAGGAGAAATAATGTTCATAGGAGCGGTCATTCTCGTTACAGTCTTCATTTCAATTTTAATTTTAAGACGTAAAACAGGTATACTGCATGTGCCTGTCTTCCCTGGAGGGAAGGAGGCTAAGCCTGCAACATCCAAAGTAGAGGGACGTGTAGAGGCTCAATACATCTGTCCGAGCTGCGGGGCCTCCAATGCGAGAACTAACAAATACTGTGTAAAGTGCGGCAAGATCTTGCCATCTCATTCTTACTGTGAGGAATGCGGGAGGGAGATTCCGGCAGATTCAACGTTCTGCCCCTATTGTGGAGATAAACAAGGAGTCAACTAA
- a CDS encoding type II toxin-antitoxin system CcdA family antitoxin yields MVKLITVSAKVSEELKRKADELGINISALVRRALENEIRRMELQSVLERLKEEVEEASGLPEGTIVGIIRDMREGRTIADRTL; encoded by the coding sequence ATGGTCAAGCTCATAACCGTTTCCGCGAAGGTGAGTGAGGAATTGAAGAGGAAGGCTGATGAATTAGGGATAAACATCAGTGCTCTAGTGAGAAGGGCCCTGGAGAACGAGATCAGAAGGATGGAGCTTCAGAGCGTGCTTGAAAGACTTAAGGAAGAGGTCGAAGAGGCTTCCGGGTTGCCCGAGGGAACCATTGTAGGGATAATCCGTGACATGAGGGAAGGGCGCACGATTGCCGATCGAACCCTCTAG